One Dethiosulfovibrio peptidovorans DNA segment encodes these proteins:
- a CDS encoding electron transport complex protein RnfC, with amino-acid sequence MTQLLDDIQSAGIVGAGGAGFPTHVKFAQPCEYILLNGAECEPLLQVDQQIASTYTGKLMETMERLVEVIKAKGGIFALKAKYHDAMKAIETALPGHPTLCSHSLPNVYPAGDEQILVYEVLKRIVPEGGIPLAVDVVVLNMETLFNVGEAMEGHPVVDKFLTVNGEIHRPTTVRVPMGVSFAQVVDSCGGATIDNWVALDGGPMMGRLVINPDEPVTKTTKGILILPRDHPLVISKGRRIDEMMRLAKIACCHCMLCTDVCPRYLLGHKLHPDKLMRLAAYNRTCEKDVTATEAFLCCECGLCEIACIMGLQPWKLNRELKTKMAAVGIKNPHDDRPKAINPFRDFRGFPTSKLIHRLGLSAYAQKKAPLDEMLTVKGTSVTLLLKQHIGTPAKPQVSPGDRVHRGQLVAQGEGVVSAHVHSSVDGIVRSVTDKAIVVDR; translated from the coding sequence ATGACTCAGCTCCTGGACGACATTCAAAGTGCCGGTATCGTCGGAGCAGGAGGAGCGGGGTTCCCAACCCACGTTAAGTTTGCTCAACCCTGCGAATACATCCTGCTCAACGGTGCCGAGTGCGAACCTCTTCTCCAGGTGGACCAGCAAATCGCCTCAACCTACACCGGGAAACTGATGGAAACCATGGAACGGCTGGTAGAGGTTATAAAGGCCAAGGGGGGGATTTTTGCCCTCAAAGCAAAATACCACGATGCCATGAAAGCTATTGAGACCGCCCTTCCGGGTCACCCTACCCTCTGTTCACACTCCCTGCCCAACGTGTATCCGGCAGGCGACGAGCAGATCCTGGTTTATGAGGTCCTCAAGCGAATCGTCCCCGAGGGAGGCATTCCTCTAGCAGTGGACGTGGTCGTCCTCAACATGGAGACCCTGTTCAACGTAGGAGAGGCCATGGAGGGACACCCCGTTGTGGACAAGTTCCTCACTGTCAATGGTGAAATTCACCGACCGACGACCGTCAGGGTCCCTATGGGCGTCTCCTTTGCTCAGGTCGTAGACTCCTGCGGCGGAGCCACCATAGATAACTGGGTGGCTCTGGACGGCGGCCCCATGATGGGACGACTAGTCATCAACCCCGACGAGCCGGTAACGAAGACCACCAAGGGAATCCTGATCCTGCCACGGGACCATCCTCTTGTGATCTCCAAAGGACGCAGGATCGACGAGATGATGCGCCTGGCAAAGATCGCATGTTGCCATTGTATGCTCTGCACCGACGTGTGTCCCCGATATCTCCTGGGACATAAACTCCACCCGGATAAGCTCATGCGTCTGGCTGCGTACAATCGAACGTGTGAAAAGGACGTGACTGCCACCGAGGCCTTCCTGTGCTGTGAATGCGGCCTGTGCGAGATAGCGTGCATCATGGGACTCCAGCCATGGAAACTCAACAGGGAGCTTAAAACCAAGATGGCCGCCGTCGGGATCAAAAACCCTCATGATGACCGCCCCAAGGCCATCAATCCTTTTCGGGATTTTCGAGGCTTTCCCACCAGCAAACTGATTCATCGACTGGGACTGTCAGCCTACGCCCAAAAAAAAGCGCCTTTGGATGAGATGTTGACAGTGAAAGGAACGTCGGTGACTTTACTACTCAAGCAACACATCGGCACTCCAGCCAAACCCCAGGTATCCCCGGGAGATCGGGTACACCGAGGTCAGCTCGTGGCTCAGGGAGAGGGGGTTGTCTCAGCACACGTTCACAGTTCAGTGGACGGCATCGTCCGGTCGGTGACCGATAAGGCTATCGTGGTGGACCGGTGA
- a CDS encoding propanediol utilization protein, with protein MSTAIGLVEFKTIPKGIEASDAMLKASGVRLLFSSPICPGKYITIISGEVEEVRTAVSKGSSVGGIFTVDAHVIPNVHRDVTPAITGTVDTPEIPSLGVVETISAVAAIKAGDMAAKTASIHLLEIRIARGLGGKGFILIAGDLGSVESAVQACERGIGDEGGIVSTSVIPSPHRGLISFVV; from the coding sequence ATGAGCACAGCCATAGGTCTGGTTGAATTCAAGACCATACCCAAAGGGATCGAGGCATCGGACGCTATGCTGAAAGCCTCGGGCGTTCGATTGCTTTTCTCGTCACCTATCTGTCCGGGTAAGTACATAACGATTATCTCAGGCGAGGTGGAGGAGGTTCGCACCGCCGTAAGCAAAGGGAGCAGCGTTGGCGGAATCTTTACCGTGGATGCTCATGTCATTCCCAACGTTCATAGGGACGTCACCCCGGCCATCACCGGGACCGTTGACACGCCGGAGATCCCGTCTCTGGGGGTCGTCGAGACCATTTCGGCCGTAGCGGCCATCAAGGCAGGGGACATGGCTGCCAAGACGGCATCCATTCATCTTCTGGAGATTCGGATCGCCCGAGGGCTGGGCGGCAAGGGTTTTATACTCATCGCTGGTGATCTGGGAAGCGTGGAGAGCGCCGTTCAAGCCTGCGAGAGAGGGATCGGAGACGAGGGAGGTATCGTCAGCACATCGGTCATTCCGTCCCCCCACAGAGGGCTCATCTCTTTCGTCGTCTAA
- a CDS encoding ethanolamine utilization protein has translation MKPIMVVGPTGAGKTSLLKALGVWDREVRKTESVCFGGEAVDTPGEFYDIPRFYHALIMTSVKAGLILFLADPMRHRKTPPGFARALRAPVIGVVSKVDLASPEDVEEAKKRLLSSGVREIYPVSCVRGDGIEKLAERIRQLREREGRNRTEAPGGLP, from the coding sequence ATGAAGCCCATCATGGTGGTGGGCCCCACCGGGGCGGGCAAGACAAGTCTGCTCAAGGCTCTGGGGGTGTGGGATCGCGAGGTCAGAAAGACCGAGTCGGTCTGTTTCGGCGGTGAGGCCGTGGACACTCCTGGTGAATTCTACGATATTCCCCGATTTTACCACGCCCTTATCATGACATCGGTCAAGGCAGGACTAATCCTTTTCCTGGCCGATCCCATGAGACACCGTAAGACGCCCCCGGGGTTTGCCCGTGCTCTTCGGGCTCCGGTGATCGGTGTGGTCTCCAAGGTGGATCTGGCCAGTCCTGAGGACGTGGAGGAGGCTAAGAAAAGACTTCTCTCCTCTGGGGTTCGGGAGATCTATCCGGTTTCATGCGTGCGGGGCGATGGTATTGAGAAGCTGGCGGAACGGATCCGCCAGCTTCGGGAGAGAGAGGGACGAAACCGAACCGAGGCACCGGGAGGTCTCCCTTAG
- a CDS encoding microcompartment protein: MPQEDKARVVQEYVPGKQVTLAHMICNPEPGLCSLIGVESVGAIGIMTITPGEGAIIAADIASKSAAVTMDFIDRFTGCILFTGDVGAVESSLNATVRTLKSVLGFFPAPVTMT; encoded by the coding sequence ATGCCTCAGGAGGATAAGGCCCGTGTCGTCCAGGAATATGTTCCGGGGAAACAGGTAACGTTGGCCCACATGATCTGCAATCCCGAACCAGGGTTGTGTTCCCTTATAGGGGTTGAAAGTGTCGGAGCAATCGGGATCATGACTATCACCCCTGGCGAGGGGGCTATTATAGCGGCGGATATCGCCTCTAAGTCGGCTGCGGTGACCATGGACTTCATCGATCGATTCACAGGATGTATCCTGTTTACCGGTGACGTTGGGGCCGTTGAGAGCTCTTTGAACGCTACGGTGAGGACGTTAAAGTCAGTGCTGGGTTTTTTTCCGGCACCAGTGACCATGACATGA